A DNA window from Myripristis murdjan chromosome 19, fMyrMur1.1, whole genome shotgun sequence contains the following coding sequences:
- the camk2g1 gene encoding calcium/calmodulin-dependent protein kinase (CaM kinase) II gamma 1 isoform X3 produces MATIVTSTRFTDEYQLYEELGKGAFSVVRRCVKKSSGQEYAAKIINTKKLSARDHQKLEREARICRLLKHPNIVRLHDSISEEGFHYLVFDLVTGGELFEDIVAREYYSEADASQCISQILESVNHIHQHDIVHRDLKPENLLLASKMKGAAVKLADFGLAIEVQGDQQAWFGFAGTPGYLSPEVLRKDPYGKPVDIWACGVILYILLVGYPPFWDEDQHKLYQQIKAGAYDFPSPEWDTVTPEAKNLINQMLTINPAKRITAEQALKHPWVCQRSTVASMMHRQETVECLRKFNARRKLKGAILTTMLVSRNFSACKSLLNKKSDSAKPSTNNSKNSIVSAINALKDSNMASNSQMESQSTVVHNPPDGVKGSTESNTTNDEEEMKGRKADSSALSQNSATEEMPPLLSSPQSSPATVPPHDVKRMAWNSTGNSSCPDSEHSQSTLPAAPLGSDTALTKSSTQHTRKQEIIKITEQLIEAVNNGDFDAYTRICDPGLTSFEPEALGNLVEGMDFHKFYFENLLSKNSKPVHTTLLNPHVHLIGEDAACIAYIRLTQFVDSTGRPRSSQSEETRVWHRRDGKWLNVHFHCSGAPAAPLQ; encoded by the exons ATCATCAGAAGCTTGAGAGAGAGGCTCGCATCTGCCGTCTCCTGAAGCACCCCAACATTG TGAGGCTCCATGACAGCATTTCAGAGGAAGGCTTTCATTACCTTGTCTTTGACCT gGTGACAGGAGGGGAGCTGTTTGAAGACATTGTAGCCAGGGAGTATTACAGTGAGGCCGATGCCAG TCAGTGCATTAGTCAGATCTTGGAGAGTGTCAATCATATCCACCAGCATGATATCGTGCACAGAGACCTCAAG CCCGAGAACCTGTTGTTGGCCAGTAAGATGAAGGGAGCCGCAGTCAAGCTGGCAGACTTTGGCCTGGCTATCGAGGTGCAAGGAGACCAGCAGGCATGGTTTG gTTTTGCGGGCACCCCTGGGTATCTCTCCCCTGAGGTCCTGCGGAAGGACCCTTACGGCAAGCCAGTGGACATCTGGGCTTGTG GTGTTATTCTCTACATCCTTTTAGTGGGATATCCTCCCTTCTGGGATGAAGATCAACACAAACTCTATCAACAGATCAAAGCCGGGGCATATgat TTCCCCTCCCCAGAGTGGGACACAGTGACTCCCGAAGCAAAGAATCTGATCAACCAGATGCTAACTATCAACCCAGCCAAGAGAATCACTGCCGAACAGGCCCTCAAACACCCATGGGTCTGC CAACGTTCTACAGTGGCATCCATGATGCACAGACAGGAAACCGTCGAGTGTCTCCGCAAGTTCAACGCCCGCCGAAAACTCAAG gGAGCCATTCTCACCACCATGCTGGTGTCCAGAAACTTCTCAG CGTGCAAAAGTTTACTCAACAAGAAGTCCGACTCAGCTAAG CCTTCAACCAACAACAGTAAGAACAGTATAGTGAGCGCCATCAATGCCCTGAAAGACAGCAACATGGCCTCCAACTCCCAAATG GAATCTCAGAGCACAGTCGTCCACAACCCTCCTGACGGTGTCAag GGATCAACAGAGAGCAACACCACCAATGACGAGGAGGAAATGAAAGGTAGGAAAG cGGACAGCTCGGCGCTGAGTCAGAACAGCGCCACAGAGGAGATGCCCCCCCTTCTGTCCTCACCTCAAAGCTCACCTGCCA CTGTTCCACCGCATGATGTAAAGCGCATGGCCTGGAACAGCACAGGCAACAGCTCCTGCCCCGACTCTGAGCACTCTCAGTCCACCCTGCCCGCCGCTCCTCTAGGGAGCGACACTGCCCTCACTAAAAGCAGCACTCAGCACA CTCGTAAACAGGAGATTATCAAGATAACAGAGCAACTGATCGAAGCAGTCAACAATGGAGATTTCGACGCCTACAC GAGGATTTGTGATCCCGGGCTGACCTCTTTTGAACCTGAGGCTCTAGGGAACCTGGTGGAGGGCATGGACTTCCACAAGTTCTACTTTGAAAACC TGCTGAGCAAGAACAGCAAGCCGGTGCACACCACCCTGCTGAACCCACACGTGCACCTGATCGGAGAGGACGCCGCGTGCATCGCCTACATCCGCCTCACACAGTTTGTGGACTCGACAGGCCGCCCTcgctccagccaatcagaggagacCAGGGTGTGGCATCGCCGCGATGGCAAGTGGCTCAACGTTCACTTCCACTGCTCAGGAGCGCCCGCTGCACCACTCCAGTGA
- the camk2g1 gene encoding calcium/calmodulin-dependent protein kinase (CaM kinase) II gamma 1 isoform X11 has protein sequence MATIVTSTRFTDEYQLYEELGKGAFSVVRRCVKKSSGQEYAAKIINTKKLSARDHQKLEREARICRLLKHPNIVRLHDSISEEGFHYLVFDLVTGGELFEDIVAREYYSEADASQCISQILESVNHIHQHDIVHRDLKPENLLLASKMKGAAVKLADFGLAIEVQGDQQAWFGFAGTPGYLSPEVLRKDPYGKPVDIWACGVILYILLVGYPPFWDEDQHKLYQQIKAGAYDFPSPEWDTVTPEAKNLINQMLTINPAKRITAEQALKHPWVCQRSTVASMMHRQETVECLRKFNARRKLKGAILTTMLVSRNFSVGRQHTNSAAAASSTASLAQEACKSLLNKKSDSAKPSTNNSKNSIVSAINALKDSNMASNSQMESQSTVVHNPPDGVKGSTESNTTNDEEEMKARKQEIIKITEQLIEAVNNGDFDAYTRICDPGLTSFEPEALGNLVEGMDFHKFYFENLLSKNSKPVHTTLLNPHVHLIGEDAACIAYIRLTQFVDSTGRPRSSQSEETRVWHRRDGKWLNVHFHCSGAPAAPLQ, from the exons ATCATCAGAAGCTTGAGAGAGAGGCTCGCATCTGCCGTCTCCTGAAGCACCCCAACATTG TGAGGCTCCATGACAGCATTTCAGAGGAAGGCTTTCATTACCTTGTCTTTGACCT gGTGACAGGAGGGGAGCTGTTTGAAGACATTGTAGCCAGGGAGTATTACAGTGAGGCCGATGCCAG TCAGTGCATTAGTCAGATCTTGGAGAGTGTCAATCATATCCACCAGCATGATATCGTGCACAGAGACCTCAAG CCCGAGAACCTGTTGTTGGCCAGTAAGATGAAGGGAGCCGCAGTCAAGCTGGCAGACTTTGGCCTGGCTATCGAGGTGCAAGGAGACCAGCAGGCATGGTTTG gTTTTGCGGGCACCCCTGGGTATCTCTCCCCTGAGGTCCTGCGGAAGGACCCTTACGGCAAGCCAGTGGACATCTGGGCTTGTG GTGTTATTCTCTACATCCTTTTAGTGGGATATCCTCCCTTCTGGGATGAAGATCAACACAAACTCTATCAACAGATCAAAGCCGGGGCATATgat TTCCCCTCCCCAGAGTGGGACACAGTGACTCCCGAAGCAAAGAATCTGATCAACCAGATGCTAACTATCAACCCAGCCAAGAGAATCACTGCCGAACAGGCCCTCAAACACCCATGGGTCTGC CAACGTTCTACAGTGGCATCCATGATGCACAGACAGGAAACCGTCGAGTGTCTCCGCAAGTTCAACGCCCGCCGAAAACTCAAG gGAGCCATTCTCACCACCATGCTGGTGTCCAGAAACTTCTCAG TGGGCCGGCAGCATACCAACTCTGCTGCTGCCGCCTCCTCCACTGCCTCACTGGCTCAGGAAG CGTGCAAAAGTTTACTCAACAAGAAGTCCGACTCAGCTAAG CCTTCAACCAACAACAGTAAGAACAGTATAGTGAGCGCCATCAATGCCCTGAAAGACAGCAACATGGCCTCCAACTCCCAAATG GAATCTCAGAGCACAGTCGTCCACAACCCTCCTGACGGTGTCAag GGATCAACAGAGAGCAACACCACCAATGACGAGGAGGAAATGAAAG CTCGTAAACAGGAGATTATCAAGATAACAGAGCAACTGATCGAAGCAGTCAACAATGGAGATTTCGACGCCTACAC GAGGATTTGTGATCCCGGGCTGACCTCTTTTGAACCTGAGGCTCTAGGGAACCTGGTGGAGGGCATGGACTTCCACAAGTTCTACTTTGAAAACC TGCTGAGCAAGAACAGCAAGCCGGTGCACACCACCCTGCTGAACCCACACGTGCACCTGATCGGAGAGGACGCCGCGTGCATCGCCTACATCCGCCTCACACAGTTTGTGGACTCGACAGGCCGCCCTcgctccagccaatcagaggagacCAGGGTGTGGCATCGCCGCGATGGCAAGTGGCTCAACGTTCACTTCCACTGCTCAGGAGCGCCCGCTGCACCACTCCAGTGA
- the camk2g1 gene encoding calcium/calmodulin-dependent protein kinase (CaM kinase) II gamma 1 isoform X4, which produces MATIVTSTRFTDEYQLYEELGKGAFSVVRRCVKKSSGQEYAAKIINTKKLSARDHQKLEREARICRLLKHPNIVRLHDSISEEGFHYLVFDLVTGGELFEDIVAREYYSEADASQCISQILESVNHIHQHDIVHRDLKPENLLLASKMKGAAVKLADFGLAIEVQGDQQAWFGFAGTPGYLSPEVLRKDPYGKPVDIWACGVILYILLVGYPPFWDEDQHKLYQQIKAGAYDFPSPEWDTVTPEAKNLINQMLTINPAKRITAEQALKHPWVCQRSTVASMMHRQETVECLRKFNARRKLKGAILTTMLVSRNFSVGRQHTNSAAAASSTASLAQEACKSLLNKKSDSAKESQSTVVHNPPDGVKGSTESNTTNDEEEMKGRKADSSALSQNSATEEMPPLLSSPQSSPATVPPHDVKRMAWNSTGNSSCPDSEHSQSTLPAAPLGSDTALTKSSTQHTRKQEIIKITEQLIEAVNNGDFDAYTRICDPGLTSFEPEALGNLVEGMDFHKFYFENLLSKNSKPVHTTLLNPHVHLIGEDAACIAYIRLTQFVDSTGRPRSSQSEETRVWHRRDGKWLNVHFHCSGAPAAPLQ; this is translated from the exons ATCATCAGAAGCTTGAGAGAGAGGCTCGCATCTGCCGTCTCCTGAAGCACCCCAACATTG TGAGGCTCCATGACAGCATTTCAGAGGAAGGCTTTCATTACCTTGTCTTTGACCT gGTGACAGGAGGGGAGCTGTTTGAAGACATTGTAGCCAGGGAGTATTACAGTGAGGCCGATGCCAG TCAGTGCATTAGTCAGATCTTGGAGAGTGTCAATCATATCCACCAGCATGATATCGTGCACAGAGACCTCAAG CCCGAGAACCTGTTGTTGGCCAGTAAGATGAAGGGAGCCGCAGTCAAGCTGGCAGACTTTGGCCTGGCTATCGAGGTGCAAGGAGACCAGCAGGCATGGTTTG gTTTTGCGGGCACCCCTGGGTATCTCTCCCCTGAGGTCCTGCGGAAGGACCCTTACGGCAAGCCAGTGGACATCTGGGCTTGTG GTGTTATTCTCTACATCCTTTTAGTGGGATATCCTCCCTTCTGGGATGAAGATCAACACAAACTCTATCAACAGATCAAAGCCGGGGCATATgat TTCCCCTCCCCAGAGTGGGACACAGTGACTCCCGAAGCAAAGAATCTGATCAACCAGATGCTAACTATCAACCCAGCCAAGAGAATCACTGCCGAACAGGCCCTCAAACACCCATGGGTCTGC CAACGTTCTACAGTGGCATCCATGATGCACAGACAGGAAACCGTCGAGTGTCTCCGCAAGTTCAACGCCCGCCGAAAACTCAAG gGAGCCATTCTCACCACCATGCTGGTGTCCAGAAACTTCTCAG TGGGCCGGCAGCATACCAACTCTGCTGCTGCCGCCTCCTCCACTGCCTCACTGGCTCAGGAAG CGTGCAAAAGTTTACTCAACAAGAAGTCCGACTCAGCTAAG GAATCTCAGAGCACAGTCGTCCACAACCCTCCTGACGGTGTCAag GGATCAACAGAGAGCAACACCACCAATGACGAGGAGGAAATGAAAGGTAGGAAAG cGGACAGCTCGGCGCTGAGTCAGAACAGCGCCACAGAGGAGATGCCCCCCCTTCTGTCCTCACCTCAAAGCTCACCTGCCA CTGTTCCACCGCATGATGTAAAGCGCATGGCCTGGAACAGCACAGGCAACAGCTCCTGCCCCGACTCTGAGCACTCTCAGTCCACCCTGCCCGCCGCTCCTCTAGGGAGCGACACTGCCCTCACTAAAAGCAGCACTCAGCACA CTCGTAAACAGGAGATTATCAAGATAACAGAGCAACTGATCGAAGCAGTCAACAATGGAGATTTCGACGCCTACAC GAGGATTTGTGATCCCGGGCTGACCTCTTTTGAACCTGAGGCTCTAGGGAACCTGGTGGAGGGCATGGACTTCCACAAGTTCTACTTTGAAAACC TGCTGAGCAAGAACAGCAAGCCGGTGCACACCACCCTGCTGAACCCACACGTGCACCTGATCGGAGAGGACGCCGCGTGCATCGCCTACATCCGCCTCACACAGTTTGTGGACTCGACAGGCCGCCCTcgctccagccaatcagaggagacCAGGGTGTGGCATCGCCGCGATGGCAAGTGGCTCAACGTTCACTTCCACTGCTCAGGAGCGCCCGCTGCACCACTCCAGTGA
- the camk2g1 gene encoding calcium/calmodulin-dependent protein kinase (CaM kinase) II gamma 1 isoform X7 → MATIVTSTRFTDEYQLYEELGKGAFSVVRRCVKKSSGQEYAAKIINTKKLSARDHQKLEREARICRLLKHPNIVRLHDSISEEGFHYLVFDLVTGGELFEDIVAREYYSEADASQCISQILESVNHIHQHDIVHRDLKPENLLLASKMKGAAVKLADFGLAIEVQGDQQAWFGFAGTPGYLSPEVLRKDPYGKPVDIWACGVILYILLVGYPPFWDEDQHKLYQQIKAGAYDFPSPEWDTVTPEAKNLINQMLTINPAKRITAEQALKHPWVCQRSTVASMMHRQETVECLRKFNARRKLKGAILTTMLVSRNFSVGRQHTNSAAAASSTASLAQEACKSLLNKKSDSAKPSTNNSKNSIVSAINALKDSNMASNSQMESQSTVVHNPPDGVKGSTESNTTNDEEEMKGRKADSSALSQNSATEEMPPLLSSPQSSPATRKQEIIKITEQLIEAVNNGDFDAYTRICDPGLTSFEPEALGNLVEGMDFHKFYFENLLSKNSKPVHTTLLNPHVHLIGEDAACIAYIRLTQFVDSTGRPRSSQSEETRVWHRRDGKWLNVHFHCSGAPAAPLQ, encoded by the exons ATCATCAGAAGCTTGAGAGAGAGGCTCGCATCTGCCGTCTCCTGAAGCACCCCAACATTG TGAGGCTCCATGACAGCATTTCAGAGGAAGGCTTTCATTACCTTGTCTTTGACCT gGTGACAGGAGGGGAGCTGTTTGAAGACATTGTAGCCAGGGAGTATTACAGTGAGGCCGATGCCAG TCAGTGCATTAGTCAGATCTTGGAGAGTGTCAATCATATCCACCAGCATGATATCGTGCACAGAGACCTCAAG CCCGAGAACCTGTTGTTGGCCAGTAAGATGAAGGGAGCCGCAGTCAAGCTGGCAGACTTTGGCCTGGCTATCGAGGTGCAAGGAGACCAGCAGGCATGGTTTG gTTTTGCGGGCACCCCTGGGTATCTCTCCCCTGAGGTCCTGCGGAAGGACCCTTACGGCAAGCCAGTGGACATCTGGGCTTGTG GTGTTATTCTCTACATCCTTTTAGTGGGATATCCTCCCTTCTGGGATGAAGATCAACACAAACTCTATCAACAGATCAAAGCCGGGGCATATgat TTCCCCTCCCCAGAGTGGGACACAGTGACTCCCGAAGCAAAGAATCTGATCAACCAGATGCTAACTATCAACCCAGCCAAGAGAATCACTGCCGAACAGGCCCTCAAACACCCATGGGTCTGC CAACGTTCTACAGTGGCATCCATGATGCACAGACAGGAAACCGTCGAGTGTCTCCGCAAGTTCAACGCCCGCCGAAAACTCAAG gGAGCCATTCTCACCACCATGCTGGTGTCCAGAAACTTCTCAG TGGGCCGGCAGCATACCAACTCTGCTGCTGCCGCCTCCTCCACTGCCTCACTGGCTCAGGAAG CGTGCAAAAGTTTACTCAACAAGAAGTCCGACTCAGCTAAG CCTTCAACCAACAACAGTAAGAACAGTATAGTGAGCGCCATCAATGCCCTGAAAGACAGCAACATGGCCTCCAACTCCCAAATG GAATCTCAGAGCACAGTCGTCCACAACCCTCCTGACGGTGTCAag GGATCAACAGAGAGCAACACCACCAATGACGAGGAGGAAATGAAAGGTAGGAAAG cGGACAGCTCGGCGCTGAGTCAGAACAGCGCCACAGAGGAGATGCCCCCCCTTCTGTCCTCACCTCAAAGCTCACCTGCCA CTCGTAAACAGGAGATTATCAAGATAACAGAGCAACTGATCGAAGCAGTCAACAATGGAGATTTCGACGCCTACAC GAGGATTTGTGATCCCGGGCTGACCTCTTTTGAACCTGAGGCTCTAGGGAACCTGGTGGAGGGCATGGACTTCCACAAGTTCTACTTTGAAAACC TGCTGAGCAAGAACAGCAAGCCGGTGCACACCACCCTGCTGAACCCACACGTGCACCTGATCGGAGAGGACGCCGCGTGCATCGCCTACATCCGCCTCACACAGTTTGTGGACTCGACAGGCCGCCCTcgctccagccaatcagaggagacCAGGGTGTGGCATCGCCGCGATGGCAAGTGGCTCAACGTTCACTTCCACTGCTCAGGAGCGCCCGCTGCACCACTCCAGTGA
- the camk2g1 gene encoding calcium/calmodulin-dependent protein kinase (CaM kinase) II gamma 1 isoform X9, whose amino-acid sequence MATIVTSTRFTDEYQLYEELGKGAFSVVRRCVKKSSGQEYAAKIINTKKLSARDHQKLEREARICRLLKHPNIVRLHDSISEEGFHYLVFDLVTGGELFEDIVAREYYSEADASQCISQILESVNHIHQHDIVHRDLKPENLLLASKMKGAAVKLADFGLAIEVQGDQQAWFGFAGTPGYLSPEVLRKDPYGKPVDIWACGVILYILLVGYPPFWDEDQHKLYQQIKAGAYDFPSPEWDTVTPEAKNLINQMLTINPAKRITAEQALKHPWVCQRSTVASMMHRQETVECLRKFNARRKLKGAILTTMLVSRNFSVGRQHTNSAAAASSTASLAQEACKSLLNKKSDSAKPSTNNSKNSIVSAINALKDSNMASNSQMESQSTVVHNPPDGVKGSTESNTTNDEEEMKADSSALSQNSATEEMPPLLSSPQSSPATRKQEIIKITEQLIEAVNNGDFDAYTRICDPGLTSFEPEALGNLVEGMDFHKFYFENLLSKNSKPVHTTLLNPHVHLIGEDAACIAYIRLTQFVDSTGRPRSSQSEETRVWHRRDGKWLNVHFHCSGAPAAPLQ is encoded by the exons ATCATCAGAAGCTTGAGAGAGAGGCTCGCATCTGCCGTCTCCTGAAGCACCCCAACATTG TGAGGCTCCATGACAGCATTTCAGAGGAAGGCTTTCATTACCTTGTCTTTGACCT gGTGACAGGAGGGGAGCTGTTTGAAGACATTGTAGCCAGGGAGTATTACAGTGAGGCCGATGCCAG TCAGTGCATTAGTCAGATCTTGGAGAGTGTCAATCATATCCACCAGCATGATATCGTGCACAGAGACCTCAAG CCCGAGAACCTGTTGTTGGCCAGTAAGATGAAGGGAGCCGCAGTCAAGCTGGCAGACTTTGGCCTGGCTATCGAGGTGCAAGGAGACCAGCAGGCATGGTTTG gTTTTGCGGGCACCCCTGGGTATCTCTCCCCTGAGGTCCTGCGGAAGGACCCTTACGGCAAGCCAGTGGACATCTGGGCTTGTG GTGTTATTCTCTACATCCTTTTAGTGGGATATCCTCCCTTCTGGGATGAAGATCAACACAAACTCTATCAACAGATCAAAGCCGGGGCATATgat TTCCCCTCCCCAGAGTGGGACACAGTGACTCCCGAAGCAAAGAATCTGATCAACCAGATGCTAACTATCAACCCAGCCAAGAGAATCACTGCCGAACAGGCCCTCAAACACCCATGGGTCTGC CAACGTTCTACAGTGGCATCCATGATGCACAGACAGGAAACCGTCGAGTGTCTCCGCAAGTTCAACGCCCGCCGAAAACTCAAG gGAGCCATTCTCACCACCATGCTGGTGTCCAGAAACTTCTCAG TGGGCCGGCAGCATACCAACTCTGCTGCTGCCGCCTCCTCCACTGCCTCACTGGCTCAGGAAG CGTGCAAAAGTTTACTCAACAAGAAGTCCGACTCAGCTAAG CCTTCAACCAACAACAGTAAGAACAGTATAGTGAGCGCCATCAATGCCCTGAAAGACAGCAACATGGCCTCCAACTCCCAAATG GAATCTCAGAGCACAGTCGTCCACAACCCTCCTGACGGTGTCAag GGATCAACAGAGAGCAACACCACCAATGACGAGGAGGAAATGAAAG cGGACAGCTCGGCGCTGAGTCAGAACAGCGCCACAGAGGAGATGCCCCCCCTTCTGTCCTCACCTCAAAGCTCACCTGCCA CTCGTAAACAGGAGATTATCAAGATAACAGAGCAACTGATCGAAGCAGTCAACAATGGAGATTTCGACGCCTACAC GAGGATTTGTGATCCCGGGCTGACCTCTTTTGAACCTGAGGCTCTAGGGAACCTGGTGGAGGGCATGGACTTCCACAAGTTCTACTTTGAAAACC TGCTGAGCAAGAACAGCAAGCCGGTGCACACCACCCTGCTGAACCCACACGTGCACCTGATCGGAGAGGACGCCGCGTGCATCGCCTACATCCGCCTCACACAGTTTGTGGACTCGACAGGCCGCCCTcgctccagccaatcagaggagacCAGGGTGTGGCATCGCCGCGATGGCAAGTGGCTCAACGTTCACTTCCACTGCTCAGGAGCGCCCGCTGCACCACTCCAGTGA